TCCAGACTGTAGGACTCTATACTGGGATCAGCGCCACTGAAACGTCTTCAATAAATATTTTACCATCTTTAATCAGTTTTTCAAGGATCCTTTCATCGGTCTGGAAGTTCTCAACAATACTGGCTGCCGGCTCATCAAAGCTCACAAGGACACCTGGCTCCCCATAGTAGGATGCACCGTTAAGAAGGAACTCAACTGCAATGAATGTTTTCCCGGTACCGGGGCCGCCATAGATGAGGGTGTTTCTCCCCTGCGGGAAACCACCCCCTGTTACCATATCAAGGCCCTTTAT
This sequence is a window from Methanothermobacter sp.. Protein-coding genes within it:
- a CDS encoding ATPase domain-containing protein; protein product: MRFRSIEKSPTGIKGLDMVTGGGFPQGRNTLIYGGPGTGKTFIAVEFLLNGASYYGEPGVLVSFDEPAASIVENFQTDERILEKLIKDGKIFIEDVSVALIPV